The genomic window ATTCTCGAGGGCCGGCGCCGAATTTCAGGACACCGCGGGGGCGGCCGGGTCATCCTCGGCCATCAGCAGCGCGATCGGGCGCGTGGCGGGGGTCCGCTCCAGGATGATCTTGAAGATCACCGTCAGCGGCACGGCCAGGACGAGGCCGACGAACCCCCAGATCAGGCTCCAGAAGGCCAGGCCGACGAGGACGACCAGCGGGTTGAGGCCCAGCGCCTTGCCGGTCATGGCCGGCTCGATCAGGTTCGACGTGATGCCGTGGATCGACAGGAGGATGACCGCGAAGAACAAGGGCGGCCAGAGGCTGTGATATTCGAGGACGGCCAGGGTGATCGGCGGCAGGATCGCGACGAGCGCCCCGACGTACGGCAGGAAGTTGCCGAAGAACGTGATCGTCCCCCAGGTCACCGCGCCGGTGATCCCGAAGGCCCAGCATGCGACCGCGGCCGGGATGGCGACCAGGAGGCTGGCCTTCACCTTCACCACCAGGTATTCGGAGATCGCCCGGTTGATCGATTCGGTCATCGCCAGCAGGCCGCGGGAGCGATCGGCGGGGAAGCTCGCGCGGATGCGGGCCGGGAACCTCGAGGCCGACTGGAGCAGGAAGATCATGTAGAACGCGATGACCAGGGACTCGAGGAAGACGTTGACGAAGGCGCTCGCCGCGCCGCCGACGATCCGGCGGGAGAGCTCCGCGGTGAGCGTCGAGTCGGCCTCCCCGGGTGCCTCCCCGGCCCGCGGATGCTCGAGCATCGGCAGCCAGGACTTGGTCAGGTCGCGGAGCTTCGCCTCGATCTCCTCCTCGCGTTCCATGTACCGGGGGAGGTTGTGGCTGATGACTTCCACGTCCCGGTAGACGAGCCGGGCGAGCCCCTGGAGCCCG from Aquisphaera giovannonii includes these protein-coding regions:
- a CDS encoding AI-2E family transporter, with protein sequence MTGSPATSPDGPEAPDPEASAASAAQMATEPLLRRARDLGSLRSLAAVLVILATSLYLLERLEPVLRPLLIALLLCYLFLPAYNRLRRHMRPVLAFLIIVVGLTIGLQGLARLVYRDVEVISHNLPRYMEREEEIEAKLRDLTKSWLPMLEHPRAGEAPGEADSTLTAELSRRIVGGAASAFVNVFLESLVIAFYMIFLLQSASRFPARIRASFPADRSRGLLAMTESINRAISEYLVVKVKASLLVAIPAAVACWAFGITGAVTWGTITFFGNFLPYVGALVAILPPITLAVLEYHSLWPPLFFAVILLSIHGITSNLIEPAMTGKALGLNPLVVLVGLAFWSLIWGFVGLVLAVPLTVIFKIILERTPATRPIALLMAEDDPAAPAVS